From Woronichinia naegeliana WA131, the proteins below share one genomic window:
- a CDS encoding ArsA family ATPase, producing the protein MALIVTFLGKGGTGRTTTAIAISKKLAMLGSRVLLAGQDPTLGWLWSVPLTPSVTVIEPNLSGVHLCSTVLLEQGWEQIKELESQYLRSPTLKNIYGQELGVLPGMDELLVLNALREYAKGGQYDVIVYDGPGQLNALRMLGVPEIADWYWRRFRQVLQDSDVVRTLAPFIQPITGALFNNVTSNRDNSSQSSSSPEKFLTDGKQFLNDPNRFSAYLVTTSQPAAVMVAQRLWGGAQQIGLTVKGVLQTPGGSLTDLTPTFQPLTLTSLPQHSGQSWDNLIAAVPDVRQWADVPKPLTIDLAARQVKVFLPGFDKKQVKLIQSGPEITIEAGDQRRNIDLPVPLNGQPVTGAKFHEGYLIISF; encoded by the coding sequence ATGGCTTTAATTGTTACCTTTCTGGGCAAAGGTGGAACAGGCCGAACCACCACCGCGATCGCGATCTCGAAAAAGTTGGCCATGCTAGGCAGTCGTGTCCTTTTAGCAGGGCAAGATCCTACCCTCGGATGGCTTTGGTCAGTCCCCTTAACCCCTAGTGTGACGGTTATCGAACCCAATTTAAGTGGTGTTCATCTATGTTCAACGGTTTTATTAGAGCAGGGCTGGGAACAGATTAAAGAACTAGAATCCCAATATTTGCGATCGCCGACCTTGAAGAATATCTATGGTCAGGAACTCGGTGTATTGCCAGGCATGGATGAACTTTTAGTCTTAAACGCTCTGCGGGAATATGCAAAAGGGGGACAATACGATGTCATTGTCTATGATGGGCCTGGCCAGCTAAATGCACTCAGAATGTTAGGCGTGCCCGAAATTGCGGATTGGTATTGGCGACGATTCCGCCAAGTACTGCAAGATTCCGATGTGGTCAGAACCCTGGCTCCCTTTATCCAACCGATCACCGGTGCTTTATTTAATAACGTGACCTCGAATAGGGATAATTCTTCCCAAAGTTCCTCAAGTCCTGAAAAATTTCTTACTGACGGCAAACAATTTCTAAATGATCCCAATCGCTTTTCGGCCTACCTGGTTACTACTTCTCAGCCCGCCGCCGTCATGGTAGCCCAACGTTTATGGGGAGGAGCACAGCAGATCGGTTTGACCGTTAAGGGGGTATTGCAAACGCCAGGGGGAAGTCTGACCGATTTAACCCCTACGTTTCAGCCTTTAACCCTAACTTCTCTCCCCCAACATTCAGGCCAATCCTGGGATAATTTAATCGCCGCCGTTCCTGATGTCAGACAATGGGCTGATGTGCCTAAACCGTTAACCATTGATCTGGCGGCTCGTCAAGTCAAGGTCTTTTTGCCTGGCTTTGATAAGAAACAGGTTAAATTAATCCAATCTGGCCCTGAAATCACCATTGAAGCCGGAGATCAACGTCGCAATATCGATCTGCCAGTACCCTTGAATGGTCAGCCGGTGACGGGAGCTAAATTTCATGAGGGTTATTTAATCATTTCTTTTTAG
- a CDS encoding DUF2862 domain-containing protein, translating to MAVEIGQKVQVYRLRDRVSSDVVGKLGKVGVVKDFKMTDGSGIGAVVAFDDKTATWFFEDELKSL from the coding sequence ATGGCAGTAGAGATTGGACAAAAAGTACAAGTTTATCGTCTAAGAGATCGAGTTTCTTCGGATGTTGTCGGCAAACTTGGCAAGGTTGGCGTTGTTAAAGATTTTAAGATGACTGATGGCAGCGGCATTGGGGCAGTGGTTGCCTTTGATGATAAAACAGCTACCTGGTTTTTTGAAGACGAATTAAAATCTTTGTGA
- a CDS encoding ABC transporter permease produces MALSVPTRLQWSPVQRYLELLHILVERNLKGRYRGSLLGVYWSLLNPLFMTGIYAAIFGHFFISFYEGSIFNYILAAFTGLIVINFFSSSTNQALASVVGSGGLMNKIRLPMTVFPLSMIVANIFQLVVGPLPLLAIVTFLHSHNLLNVLALLLPLLALTLVCTGVGYLVSALYVFFRDLPYFYELVCFLLWMGSPIFYPAKIVPEPIQRFLVINPLFFIIESIRQISLSGDLPNMGLIVHSLLNGIILLLFGWLCFRAWQNQFMDLL; encoded by the coding sequence ATGGCCCTATCGGTACCCACACGCTTGCAGTGGTCGCCCGTGCAGCGATACTTAGAGCTACTTCATATCTTGGTGGAACGCAATCTTAAAGGTCGGTATCGAGGTTCCCTCTTAGGGGTCTATTGGTCGCTTTTAAACCCGTTATTCATGACAGGGATCTACGCAGCAATTTTTGGGCATTTTTTTATAAGCTTTTACGAAGGTTCGATTTTTAATTATATTTTGGCTGCTTTTACCGGACTCATTGTTATTAACTTTTTTTCCTCATCAACCAATCAGGCTCTAGCTAGTGTTGTAGGAAGTGGTGGCTTGATGAATAAAATTCGTTTGCCAATGACGGTATTTCCTCTCTCAATGATTGTGGCTAATATTTTTCAATTAGTGGTTGGCCCCTTACCCCTCTTGGCGATCGTTACCTTTTTACATTCTCACAATCTTCTGAATGTTCTAGCTCTCTTGCTGCCGCTATTGGCCCTCACGCTTGTCTGTACAGGGGTCGGTTATTTAGTAAGTGCACTATATGTTTTCTTTCGAGACTTGCCCTACTTCTACGAACTGGTTTGTTTTTTACTATGGATGGGATCTCCTATCTTTTACCCCGCCAAAATTGTGCCGGAACCGATCCAGCGTTTTCTAGTCATTAATCCTTTATTTTTTATTATTGAAAGCATTCGTCAAATCTCCCTCTCAGGTGACTTACCCAATATGGGACTGATTGTTCACTCGCTTCTGAATGGTATTATTTTA